Proteins encoded together in one Benincasa hispida cultivar B227 chromosome 1, ASM972705v1, whole genome shotgun sequence window:
- the LOC120067184 gene encoding heavy metal-associated isoprenylated plant protein 45-like has protein sequence MHRETREKGTPITYYTYSYSYTFNYLISSLKANIFVVTIVMFGRRFHQKKSSNAMSIVELLVHMDCNGCEGRIRRAISKIEGVDSLEIDMDKQKVTVTGYVEERKVLKVVRGTGRKAELWPFPYDNEYYPYASQYYDESTYASTYNYYRHGFNEGVHGYFPDPLYSTVSDNTVHLFSEDNVHAYCSIM, from the exons ATGCATAGAGAAACAAGAGAAAAGGGAACACCCATAACTTACTATACATATTCATATAGTTATACCTTCAATTACCTAATCTCTTCATTGAAAGCAAACATTTTCGTTGTAACAATCGTCATGTTTGGGCGACGATTTCATCAAAAAAAATCTTCCAATGCCATGTCG ATAGTAGAACTTCTAGTGCACATGGATTGCAATGGATGTGAAGGTCGGATTCGAAGAGCGATCTCCAAAATCGAAG GAGTAGATAGCTTGGAAATAGACATGGACAAACAGAAGGTGACTGTAACTGGATATGTAGAGGAAAGAAAAGTGTTGAAGGTGGTGAGAGGGACAGGGCGAAAAGCCGAGCTATGGCCGTTCCCTTACGACAACGAATACTACCCGTACGCATCGCAGTACTACGACGAATCGACATATGCGTCAACGTATAATTATTATAGGCATGGTTTCAATGAAGGCGTCCATGGATACTTTCCAGATCCTTTATATTCAACTGTTAGTGATAACACTGTTCATCTTTTTAGTGAAGATAATGTACATGCTTATTGCAGTATTATGTGA